AGGGACACCACCACCGCCAGGATGACGATGCCGAGGATGTCGTCGAGCACGGCGGCACCGATGACGATCTGGCCCTCCTTGCGCTTGAGCCACTGCAGCTCGCCGAACACGCTCGCCGTGATGCCGATCGAGGTGGCCGTCATGGCGGCGCCGGCGAAGACGGCCGGGATGAACGGCACATGGAAGAGGTAGTAGAGCCCGGCGGTGCCGGCGGCGAAGGGCAGCACCACGCCGGTGAAGGCCACGGTGCCGGCCTGAACGCCCACGGCCACCAGTTCATCCAGTTCGCTTTCCAGGCCCGTCAGGAACAGCAAGGAAAACAGGCCGATCTCGGCTACCACCTTCAGGCTGGAAAACGTTTCGCTGTAGAGAGAACTGATCGACTCCGGGCTCATGCCGCCCAGGGAGCTCAGCATCCCGAGCAGAGCCCCACTCAGCTGGGCCTGGGCCTCGGGGGGAACCACCAGGTGCAGACCGGAGGCACCGATGATCACCCCGGCGACCAGCTCGCCGAGGATGGTGGGCAGCTGCAGGCGCACCATCAGCTCCGCCATGAAGCGGGCCGCCACGAAAATGACGAGAAAACGGCCGACCCCGATCAGGGTTTCCGTCACTTCAACCTGGTGGCTGCCGACTTCCATCAGCAACGTGGGCAGCAGATCCATCAGGTGCGGTACGGGTGGGTGCAGTTTTAGAGGGAAGGAGGCTCGAACTGTTGTCTGGAAGACACCAGAAACCAATGGATCCCGTGATGGATCCGATCAGCGGTGGTGATCGATGGCGGTCATCCACGCCAGCCGGCGGCCTGGAAGGCCCCCATCCGTCCCGGCAGGAACGGATGGGGGCCAGTGGCCCGGGGGAGCCGGTGGATCAGAACTTGTGATCGCGCAGGGCTTCCACTGGGTAGATGTAGGTGATGATCGAGAAGTCTGCGTAAAACTTGGCTTCGATCTCACGGGTGATGGTGTCGGCCAGCTCGCGGGTGCCGGTGAGCACTTCGATCTTCACATTGGAGAGGGTGTGAGACACACTCGGCTCTCCCGTGGAGCGCACATTGCGGCTCCCCTCACCACCGGCTGCATTGACGGTGTAACCGGTGGCGCCTGCTGCCTTGATGAGCTTGACGAGCTTCTTGGAGAGGACTTCCTCCGCAACGATCACAAGCTTCCAGACCTGTTGACTCATGGGTTTGACCTAAAGGGTGGTAGGCAGGAAATGGATTGGTGGGTGAGAATTTACCGGCCGAGCATCACTTCTGCAATCCCGATGAACAGCGGGATGCAGATCGCGATCGCCACGGGCGTGCCGATGGCGGTGGAGGCGCCGATGTAGGCCGAGGGATTCGCCGAAGGAATGCCGGCACGCAGGGTGGGCGGGCCCGAGATGTCCGAGCTGGACGCCGCGATCACCGCCAGCACCACGGCGCCGCCGATGCTGAAGCCGGTGAGCTTGTGGATGATCACGCCGACGCCGAAGGCCAGGAAGCCATGGACGATGGGGGAGATGAAGGCGTAGATGGCGAACCACTGGGCCACCTTGCGCAGCTCGTTCATCCGCTGGGCGGCCTCCATCCCCATGATGATCATCAGAACGGCAAGGAAACCGCGGAACAGGGGGTTGAAGAAGCTCTCGTAGACGGGCTCGGGTTTGGTGAGGATGCCGAGGGCCACGCCCAGCAGCAGCGACGTGACGGCCGAACTCTGAATGCTTTCCTTGATGATCGGCCAAACTTCGACTTTCTCGGCGGTGTTGCCCGTCTTCTTGGAGAGGTAGACGCTGGCGACCACGATGGCCGTCACCAGCGCCGGGATGTCCATGAAGGGGTAGAGAGCCGCCGTCCAGGCCTCATAGGGGATCTTGGCGGAATCCAGCTGCGGCAGCACGGCCGCCAGCGTGGAGCCGCTCACCGCACCGAACAGACCGCCGGTGGCCACGGCGTCAGGCACGCTGATGCCGGGCAGTTTGCCCAGGGTGTAGCGGGCGATGAAGACGATCACGATGCCCAGTCCTACGGCCGCAAGCGCCGGCAGAAAGATCTCGGTAGGGTTGGAATTCCGAATCGCGATCCCGCCCGTCAGGCCGATCTTCATCAGCAGAAAGAAGCTGATGAACTTGTAAATCGAATCGGGGATCGCCAGCTGGCTGCCAAGGGCGGCGACGATGATCCCGCCGATCAGGAATCCCAGGGTCGGGGACTGAACCTGCTCCAGGAAGAGCGGGAGGAAGTCGGAGATGAATGCCACGTGGTGTCGGAGTTCTCATCGGTTGAGTGGCCGTGAAAGGTAGCAGCCGCCACAGCCGGCCTGTCGAAAGTGACGAAATGTAAAGCGCCACTGTTGCGAATGGTCTTCGCCCGTCCTTTGGGTGTCTCTCGTTCCCTTCGATGGAGGTTGTTGATGGAATCGACGCGCGGTTAGCCCTGCCCCTCCGCTGACATTCAGCAGCATTGAACAAGCAGCGTTCTTGTGATTCCAGGCAAGGTGCTGTCTTGTTTCTGGAGGGGGCAATGTTCGTGTTTGCGGATGGATCTTCCCTGGCTGCTCCCATGGAGGTTCTCTCGCCCGTATCCATTGCGCCGCATGGCCTCCGGCGGCACCCCGATGATGGCAAGATGATTCCATGCTGCCGGTAGGGGTGATCGCTGCCGCCCCACTGCCGCCCCACTGCCGCCCCACTGCCGCCCGAAGAATCATTGCTTCACGGCGCGATCGATCGCAGCGGAGGCTTGCCCTGTGGTCGCCGATGCCAGCCCTGGTGTCACCAACCACCAAGGGTTCGGCTCCGCTCCTCGGCGGCGCTCGGCGGTGGTGGAATCTGGTTGGTGTCGCTCTCAGGCTGGGGCGTGAGTGAGGATCGCCCCCTCGCCGATCCCATCCCCGAGGTAGTTACAGCCACCGGCATGGGTATCCGCGACCACCTCCAGGATCCACCTGGACCCTGCCGATAACGCCCGCGCCGCCATCGCCAAGGATGGTCTCCGTGGTTCTCGCCTCCATGCGATGTCTGGTTCCCGGCCGCTTTCCGCTTCTGATGCCGATGGGGCCGCGCTGGAGCCCCTGGCGGAGCTGGTGGCGATCGTGGATCGGCTGCGGGATCCCCAGGGGGGCTGCCCCTGGGACCTGGCCCAGACCCACAGCAGCCTGATCCCCTACGTGCTCGAGGAGGCCCATGAGGTGGCCGATGCGATCCGCCGCGGCGACGACGATCACCTGGCCGAGGAGCTGGGCGACTTGCTGCTGCAGGTGGTCCTGCACGCCCGCATCGCCAGTGAGGCGGGGAGTTTCGATCTGGCCGCCGTCGCCCGCACCATCGCCGCCAAGCTGGTGCGGCGCCACCCGCACGTGTTCGATCCCGCGGCGGAGCGGGCCGACGATGCCGAGACCGTGCGCCGCAGCTGGGAGGCGATCAAGGCCGCCGAGCGCCAGCAGCCAGCCAGCGCCAGCCCCCTCAGCGACCGCCTGGCGGAGAAGGTGCGCGGCCAGCCCGCCCTGGCCGGCGCCATGACGATCTCCCGCATGGCCGCCGCCGCCGGCTTCGAGTGGGACGCCATGGAGGGGGTGTGGGCCAAGGTGCAGGAGGAGCTGGACGAACTGCGGGAGGCCGTGGCCAGCGGCGACCGGGCCCATGCCCAGGAGGAACTGGGTGATGTGCTGTTCACCCTGGTGAACGTGGCCCGCTGGTGTGGCCTCGACCCGGAGGAGGGTCTGGCGGGCACCAACCGCCGCTTCCTCGACCGCTTCTCCCGGGTGGAGGCCGCCCTGGGCGGCGATCTCGGCGGCCGCGGCCTCGCGGAGCTGGAGGGCCACTGGCGGGCGGCCAAGGCCCAGATCCGCGCCGAGCAGGATTCCGGGCCTAAGTCTCCTCCGGCGGACCCTGCCGGCGGCGGCTCTTGAGCGACCCCCGCTGCCGTTTGGCCTTCAGCCGCCGCTCCACCGACCCCCGGCTGGGTTTGGTGGGACGGCGGGGCGCCG
This genomic stretch from Cyanobium gracile PCC 6307 harbors:
- the mazG gene encoding nucleoside triphosphate pyrophosphohydrolase, which codes for MSGSRPLSASDADGAALEPLAELVAIVDRLRDPQGGCPWDLAQTHSSLIPYVLEEAHEVADAIRRGDDDHLAEELGDLLLQVVLHARIASEAGSFDLAAVARTIAAKLVRRHPHVFDPAAERADDAETVRRSWEAIKAAERQQPASASPLSDRLAEKVRGQPALAGAMTISRMAAAAGFEWDAMEGVWAKVQEELDELREAVASGDRAHAQEELGDVLFTLVNVARWCGLDPEEGLAGTNRRFLDRFSRVEAALGGDLGGRGLAELEGHWRAAKAQIRAEQDSGPKSPPADPAGGGS
- a CDS encoding sodium-dependent bicarbonate transport family permease: MAFISDFLPLFLEQVQSPTLGFLIGGIIVAALGSQLAIPDSIYKFISFFLLMKIGLTGGIAIRNSNPTEIFLPALAAVGLGIVIVFIARYTLGKLPGISVPDAVATGGLFGAVSGSTLAAVLPQLDSAKIPYEAWTAALYPFMDIPALVTAIVVASVYLSKKTGNTAEKVEVWPIIKESIQSSAVTSLLLGVALGILTKPEPVYESFFNPLFRGFLAVLMIIMGMEAAQRMNELRKVAQWFAIYAFISPIVHGFLAFGVGVIIHKLTGFSIGGAVVLAVIAASSSDISGPPTLRAGIPSANPSAYIGASTAIGTPVAIAICIPLFIGIAEVMLGR
- a CDS encoding P-II family nitrogen regulator; its protein translation is MSQQVWKLVIVAEEVLSKKLVKLIKAAGATGYTVNAAGGEGSRNVRSTGEPSVSHTLSNVKIEVLTGTRELADTITREIEAKFYADFSIITYIYPVEALRDHKF